In Primulina huaijiensis isolate GDHJ02 chromosome 4, ASM1229523v2, whole genome shotgun sequence, the DNA window acaatctttattttaatataattcattatttcatggtttgttatttatttatctgtatacccatgtgcacaacatagataaagaccttgattatactttaatacatatgaatcgtaattcgatgttgaaactcatttgtaaacaatgtatgatctaaattcgttcctagtcgattcagccgcctaaaacatggataaaggtcacttgagctcgagactagcatctgtgatgttgtgtaccacgTTTCTTAGTAAGCGCATAGAGAtatccaaacatgcagatggttagtcatatgatgattataccgaacaaccctccctcggactttccaagtggttatcattcatcgagaggataagtaggtggttatgattgtacaccattagtccttacgacctggGACAACACTGAAGcactatatgctagggctgagctttgactcgtttaccgggtCCAAGAGAGTcgtcaggtggcgagattgggtacagttgcgacacatataggagccagtgcattgtagtcgtgaattcaccgctcacctacgggtgtggatatcatatgtgatcagTTAAAacaatagtgcatggaatctttGGCCTGAGTACGGAATGTacattagagaaggagttctctaGTTGTACATGCGATGGCgccactatttattctcaaatagaTGTCAAATGGTTATCGAATTCTagtgcaaccctcgatgaaccaatggttgcagattcgatcgggatatattcGATGAAGGGAccgtgatacctagggaatcatgggacgatgctactagacgctcttaccatgattcgatgggtttaatcggaaatatgatttctgacattctcatgatcaattgttgatatatAGAATGAggaaaattagggtaagcccgaataaaggattttGTCCTGAGTcgcaaagagttgtgaacccacgactagctgtatccctgaaccattgagagtcacataagcactggatcatttattcccgttgagagaataaattcaaggagttgaatttatattatgatatagtaattcaaggagttgaatttatgataattaaattttgagaaaataaattcaaggagttgaatttataaaattttagaatttaatttattaattattaaactcaaaattaagtttattaaatattaaattttggagttgataaattcaaggagttaaatttataatttaaatattaaattcaaatgttgaatttataatggatttaatttattaaactcaaaagttgagtttattaaatattaaattaaatataatgggaagtgtgtttaatgggcttgtaggagtacaagtctaacatactaaataattaaagttcttaatggactttgattaattaattaaactagttggactagcccaattaattaatcaagcctattaatgttaattatgtataTTAGGTCATTACTTAATTATAAAAGGAAGTAAGCAAGCCAAAACCCTAGCCTCTAGTCGTGGATTTGATAGAAAGATTGAATAAaagagttcttgaagaaattttgtacaaaattcatcaagagctatctccgctaacccCAGAATAGTTGTAGTCATGTGAATcgttcaccaaaggtataaaattttaaacatcctatgtatgtttaattattaaaatcatacgagtgctcaaacaaatattttgattgtcaaaataaaataaaaattttaaacttccgttgcgttttgggcacgagaaaaccaaGATCCAACAAAAACACTATGGTAAATTGCAGTGAGATAGTCAATGCCATCATGGTGAGAAGTGTTAGGGAAGTTGACTCTAAGAAGGAAAACATAGAGTAGCTTAAAGATGAAGTAAAGCCCAAAACAGAACTATCCCCATCTATTGTCATTGCCCCGCCATTCCCCGAGGCACTAGAAAAAGCTTATGTCACGATGAATTTTCAGCAGTTCTTGATCTGCAGAAGTTACATGTCAATGCCCCTTTGGTTGATGCTTTGAAGAAAAAGACCACGTACACAAAATTATGGCCATGATTTCGACCTCGCAAAAAGAAGCTGAAAGAGCATATAGTGTTTGACTTAACCGAGGGATGCCCCACTATTTTCCAGCACCAAATGCCTCAAAAGCTTGATAATCCAAGGATTTTTACCATACCTTGCACTATTGGTTATAAGAAATTCTCTAATGTTTTATGTGATTTAGGTGCTAGTATTacaattcatttgtattaaagtataatcaatgactttatctatgctgattgcttgggtatacagataaagtaaaatgaaaccatgaaaatttaattatattaaaataaagattgtttattacacttgagtcaataaattgcatagccaacagttggcttacaggacatcaactctaacaatctcccacttgcccctaagccaactacccataaactttaatctcatTGATTCGCAATGATTTTCAAAAAATGGTCCTGGCAAGTACTTTGTAAGTGGATCTACAACATTTTCTGTATAGgagactctttcgactgatatatctcctcttcgtacaatctcccggatgatgtagAACTTCCtcatacatgtttggatcgctgatgagaccttggttctttTTCTTGCGCAACAGAACCAGTGTTGTCACAGAACACCAGGACTGGATCAACTCTATTAAGAGTAACGCCCAActtttggacaaaattcctcatccaaactgcctctttgacggcagcagatgcagcaatgtattcagcttcaatggttgaatccgcaatggtgtcttgcttggaacttttccaagagacagtgTGAGGGCACATGCTCctgattaatttttaattatcaaacaaccaGGATTTATTAGCGTACACGGcgaaaaagattaaaaattttccattttggaCCTACataaatttcggcatgacctctcCGTAAATAGGACATACCAAAAATTACAAAACAACACAACAAAACATTTATACTCGAAAATAGAGTCCAATAAAACAAACAGAATACCAATTGCACACAGAGCCAGCCAGGCTCGATCACACCAAATAATATCCAACGCTCAATAATACAACCTTACAAATACACGAGGCATCTCCTCGGAAAATGACTCAATATATATAGAAGAAATATCTGGGGACTCCCAACTCAAACCAACTCACTGGGCTCCACTGGCAGACGCTCCGCCAGCTGCATCAGAACCACATGTATAACCTGCTATGGAATCACAAAACAAACCACAGCAGCCCCGAGGGACAGGAGTCAAACCCCAGTCCGAAGATCAAATAAATTACAGCATAAATAAATGACATGTAATGAAATCAATGCAATGCAATGCAAGTAGGGTACCAATAATCTCGGGTATCAATCTGGATCCAAAGAGACGATAGCAACAACTGTGGCCTCATGTGCCAAGGGTGTGACGTGTCAAATACGCCCTCGGCCCTGCACATCTGCGTCAGGGGTGTCAGTCTGCAGAACTGCTCTGCCCTTCCGCTAGTCATCAGAGGTGTGACGCTTAAACGCCCTCGACTCTGATGTCTAAATAACTCATCCAAGAGTAAACAAAAATCTCGGAAACAACGAAGTCATAGCTCGATATCAATGCGTGCTCAACAATGCATATAAATCCACAGATTATtccaatatatttaaaaaatcacatttattttttaaaaaaagaggaataatcttaaaatacacccaaacAGTATAAAGAGCACATAAACACATAATTCTCATAAAATCACATCAATTAAATTACACGTCGTTATAGACGCTGTAAGGAATCAATCAATTCGTACCTTAACcttcaaattaaattaccaCAATAGTTTATGAACTCCTCGGTGCTTCTTGGCTATTAAAACCTGtggcaaataatttattttcatcaaataaatattcaactCTTAGCCAAAAACAAGTTACTAATTCCACATTGTACCTAAGTTCGGTTTTATGGTCATAACTCAActaaaacttaaccaaaacacACTTATCATACATGGCTGGACTCCTAACTCAAAATCCCATACTTCATTAGAAGACATTAGAAAGGAATTCAATCATCTTGACACTGAAAAACGCCCAAAACCAGAAACCATGAGATGCAAGGTCTGTGACAGATTAAGGTTCGACACTCAGGAGTATCAAATTCATATCTAACTCATCATTgactcaaatcaatatccgccaattggagatgaaatacaactcaaatatctaAGTTTTTCTAGAAGAAACCATTTCCAGAATCTTAATAGATAAATCCCAGAATTATCCAGAATACGCCACTACCAACGCAATTTGTGGACAGCAGTCTGTAAGTGAGCAGTTTCAGCAAAATGAGCATAACTACCTCAATTCTAAATGGAATTtaacgaatcttatatcaaTATGAAGACAACACATAGCTATACAACTCTTATTTGAATCATAAGTTCAGAATCCAAATGCATAAATGTCATAAACCCAAATTACAGTAGCTAATCTGCACAGCTCCAACACAGAATTCTATTtcgacacattttggtagaaatatcatatcaaattcgTTTCTCATTGGAGTTCCATTTTGTTAGTGGCTATAGAAAGCTAACACATAGATATATAAGTTCTATATGAACCACAAGTCAAGATTCTTAGTGCAATACACACAGAAACCCGAAAATCAGAAGCAACAACCTGCAACTTGAAACTGAAACCAACATTTACTTCCATGAACAAAATTGATAACCTAGGCTTAGAGATTACCTTCAAAAGCTTTCATTTAACTAAAATAAAGTTAGAATCGACCTCTTCACACTCTAAAGAACCAAGAAATATAGAATTCGAGAAGCTGGAAAGAAAACACAACAACTTAGAAGAAACATGGTAACAAGAAACAAGCACCTTGATGTTGATTATGGCAAGGAGAGCTGAGGGACTACTTGGGCTATCTTGGGTGAGCTATGGAGACCCGCTTTCCTAGCAGCAAGAGGCGACGAGAAGCTGCTCACGATGGAGAAGACATAGGATGTAAGAGAAGAGGCGAGAAGAAACGAGAAGATGGAGGAGGAAAGAATTTGGGCTTGGGGAAAAATGGGCTTCTAAataacacacacatatatatacatgaatcCAAATATTAGCCCAAATGCAGGAATGTGACCCGATCCAAATATTTACAAATCCCTTGTGCTATAAAACTccgatatatattttaatatcacCTATAATGACGATATTttctaatacatatttttaacacacaaatataattatttggattaattattttaatttagcactttaaaataattatttctaattcttGCCAAATACTGAATAATtaaattcgggttctcacaatCTCCCCTCCTAATAAAAAATTCCGTCCTCGAAATCTAACATACATAATACTTTTACACAAAGTGGTTAAAACATTTAACACTGAtaatacataggaaaatttgagTACATGGAGTTATTCATCATATTTACAAACAAGTGAGGCCACTCTTGACGCATTCTAGTTTCTAACTCCCATGTAGCGTCTTCTATCCCATGTCTACTCCACTGCACCAAAACAAAAGGAATCGTCTTGTTCCTGAGTTGCTTctctttgcgatcaagaatttgaaccggATGCTCAACATAACTTAGGGAACTATCTAACTCCACATCCTCGGTACTCAAAACATGAGATGGATCTGGCtcgtacttccgcagcatagatacatggaAACACATCGTGTATCGCAGACAAACTCTGCGACAAGTCCAAACGATAAGCCAAagtgccaatcctctcaacaattGCATACGGACCAATATAACGTGGAGCTAACTTCCCTTTACGTCCAAATCTCATAATACCACGAAACGGTGATACTTTTAAGAAAACATAAACACCAACCTCGAACTCTAAAGGCCGGCGCCTTTTATTAGCATAACTTGCTTGACGATCCTGGGCTGCTTTCATTCTTTTTCTAATCAATTCAACTTTATCTTTCATGTCTTGTACAAACTCTGGTTTAGACATCTTTTGTTCTCCTACATCTTCCCAACAAATCGGAGATCAGCACTTTCTGCCATATaaagcttcaaatggtgccataccGATCGTTGTCTGAAAATTATTGTTGTAAGAGAATTTGACCATAGACAATGATTCTTGCCAACCACCTCTGAAATCCATTACAACTGCTCGTAACATATCCTCTAGAGTCTGGATGGTTcgttctgactgaccatctgtttGGGGATGATAAGCAGTGCTCATAGCCAACTTTGAACCCAAAGATGATTGCAAACTACTCCAAAACTTCGAagtaaaccttggatcacggtctgatactatGATTattggcacaccatgcaatcttacCACATGATCAATGTACAATTTCGCCATTTTCTTGTAAGTACAAGTACGGTCATATGGAATAAAATGGGCTGATTTAGACAAtctatcaacaatcacccaaatttCATCACAACCACGATTAGTACGAGGTAGGTGTGTCACGAAATCCATAGCAGTCTGCTCTCAATTCCACTGTGGCACTTCAAGACTATGTAACATACCGCCAGGTCTCATTCGTTCAACTTTAACCTGTTGGCAAGTTAAACATTTAGCCACGAAATCAGAAATTTCCTTCTTCATCCCTTCCCACCAATAATGAGCTCTCAAAGTATGATACATCTTTCGATTTCCTGGATGAATGCTatgtcgactacaatgtgcttcatgtAGTATAGCTTCTTTCAGATCTATCAAATTAGGAACCAAAAGTCTCCCATTAAAGCGCAAACTACCATCTGAAGCAACACTGAATTTATCTGACTGATCTGTTTGGGCCAATTCTTTCAATCTATGAATGTGCGGATTAGTTCTCTGCGCTTCTTTAATGCTTGATATTATCTGTGGCTCGACTTTGATAGATGAAACTATAAATAATTTCTAGTTGTTTGATAAGTCCATCCTGATATTCCCAAGTGCTCGTGGACTTTAGAAATACTCAGAGAGGTCAATATAGCGTTTTGAACCTTCCTACTAAGTGCATCTGCAACTAGATTCATTCGTCCTGGTTGATATTGactctcacaatcaaagtctttaagcAACTCCATCCATCgacgttgtctcatgttcaagtcGGACTGTGTGAAAAGATATTTaaggctcttgtgatcagaataaattacAAACTGTTCACCGTACAGATAATGACGCCATATTTTTAacgcaaacacaatggcagccaattctaaatcatgaactggatatagagtctcgtgtggcttcaactgtcgagatgcatatgcaatcactcGTCCATTTTACATTAAAACACATCCCATCCCATTCAGAGAAGCATCTGTACACATAACAAGTCCACCTGAGCCTGAAGGTAAAGCTAACACTGGAGCTGTTGTCAACTTTTCCTTCAAAGTCTGAAAACTTGATTCACATTCTGCAATCCACACAAAACGTGGATCTTTTTGTGTTAATTGAGCCATAGGCCTTGCAATAATGgaaaatctttcaataaaacGCCTATAATACCCTGCTAATCCCAAAAAGCTGCGAATCTCAGAAACATTGGCTGGTGTTGGCCAATTAATAACAGCTTCAAGTTTACTGGGATCCACTGAAACTTCTTGAGCGGATATaacatgacccagaaatactactttgtccaaccaaaattcacacttagaaaatttagcatataattgtGCTGCTCTGAGTGTTTGGAGGACTAGTCttaaatgttctcgatgctccttctttgtttttgaataaatcaaattgTCATCGATAAACAAATTTGTCtaaaaattctcgaaaaacacgattcatcaaatccatgaaaaccgctggagcattagtcaatccgAAAGGCATGactaaaaattcataatgcccataacgTGTCCGAAATGCAGTTTTAGGAACATCTTCCTCTCTAAATctaagctgatgatatccagaacaaagatcgatcttggaatacacGGATgtaccttgcaactgatcaaacaagtcatagATAAGCGGtagaggatatttattcttcactgtagcTTTATTCAAttgccgataatcaatacacatcctcATCGtcccgtctttcttctttacaagcaatactggagctccccaaggtgacatACTTGGTCTAATATAAACTTTCTCCAGTAAGTCTCATAATTTTTCCTTGAGTTCTTTCAACTCCGCTAGAGCCAAACGATAcggtgctctagaaataggatCTGTCCCTGACATTAACTCAATACTGAAATCTATTTCCCTTTGAGGCGGAAAACCTGGAATTTCATCAAGAAATACATCAGCAAAATCCTTTACCACGGGAATATCCAAAACCTTCAACATTTCTTCCTGTGTGATATCAACTGCATAAATCATGAATCCTTCATTCTCTGCCGATAGCAGTCTAAACATTTCCATCGCTGACACTAATGGAATGCGTTACTGAGAATCATTACCATAAAAGTTCCACTTATTGCCATAATAAGGtctaaatctgacaactccatggaaacaatcaacggtggCTCGATAATTCGTCAAAgtatccattcccaaaatacaTTCGAAATAAGACATAGATAATttgattagattagttatcataAGGTTATCATCAAATCTAATCATACAGTTCAGAACTATCTCACGAGACATCAAATACACACCAGCAGGGGTAGACACAGACACCGTATCCAACAACAAGGAAGTAGCTATCTCATGTTCATCGATAAATGCAGCAGACagaaatgaatgagatgctcctgtgTCTATCAATATACGTCCAGGATGATCAAAAATAAAGCATATACCTGCAATGACCCCTCCGGGCGTCTCATGAGCCTAGTCCTGTGTCAAAGCATGCACCCTAGCCTGCTGAGGTCCTGGAAAGTACTGCTGAGTAGATCTTCTCGGCTATTGGTAGCTAGGCTGTGGAGTAGATGGTCTAGGTACCGGGGCTCGTTGAAACTGGCTAAACTGAGAGGGCTGATACTGCTGTCTTCCTGCATTAGGACAAACTCTTGCATAATGTCCCGGTAATCCACATGTATGGCAGTCTCCCTGAACTCCTGTGCACTGGGTAGTAGGATGCCTACCTCCACATCTCCCACAAGAATATCGAACATAACCACTAGGTCTTCCTCCACGAGAACTGCCTGAACTAGATGAACTACTGTAAGACTTCTTCTTAAACTGCTTTCCTTTAGCTCTGAATTTCTGCTGCTTAGGTGGCTGGTTTGACTGTGGAGGCTGATAAAGAGGTATGCCCACTGGCATCTGAATGCTACTCCCGGAACCTTGGGAAGTAAAAGATGGAACCTGTTGTGATCCTCCCCAAAGAAAACTAGCCTCAATATTCTTTGCTTTCTCTACCGCTTCTGCATAAGTAGTTGGTGCTCCAGTCATAACCAACGTATGTATCGTCCGATTCAGTCCTAGCATGAAACGCGAAAGCTTGGAACGATCACTATTAGAAACAT includes these proteins:
- the LOC140975944 gene encoding uncharacterized protein, with translation MREMELVIAKFQDIRPPKFFGNEGGEKETAWLKCMNYLFNLVEYTPELRLKLAVYQLKDRAQLWWEATEEAIRESSQIISWEVFRTHFIQEYSPPSYYSAKEVEFNQLVQGNMSVGEYASQFTALLAYVPHVSNSDRSKLSRFMLGLNRTIHTLVMTGAPTTYAEAVEKAKNIEASFLWGGSQQVPSFTSQGSGSSIQMPVGIPLYQPPQSNQPPKQQKFRAKGKQFKKKSYSSSSSSGSSRGGRPSGYVRYSCGRCGGRHPTTQCTGVQGDCHTCGLPGHYARVCPNAGRQQYQPSQFSQFQRAPVPRPSTPQPSYQ